From Tripterygium wilfordii isolate XIE 37 chromosome 13, ASM1340144v1, whole genome shotgun sequence, the proteins below share one genomic window:
- the LOC120013229 gene encoding ethylene receptor 2-like translates to MLRILASGLLISSVLISGSAANNGFPRCNCDDEGSLWSIESILECQRVSDLLIAVAYFSIPLELLYFVSCSNVPFKWVLFQFIAFIVLCGLTHLLNAWTYVEHTFQLMLALTVFKILTALVSCATAITLITLLPLLLRVKVREFMLKKKAWDLGREVGMIMKQKEAGLHVSMLTQEIRKSLDRHTILYTTLVELSKTLGLQTCAVWMPNETNSQMNLTHELNMRNFYSCSLAITDPDVERITKSDGVNILVPDSALAVASCGQAGKSGPVAAIRVPVLHGSNFKGGTPELVHTCYGILALVLPCQQQRSWSNQEVEIIRVVADQVAVALSHAAVLEESQLMREKLEEQNRALQQAKKNAMMASQTRNSFQKVMSDGMRRPMHLILGLLSMIQDGNLSTDQRLIVDAMLKTSDVLSALINDVMEISAKNSGSFPLEMRSFSLHAMIREAACLAKCLCVYRGFGFSTVVDNTLPDHVMGDERRVFQVILHMVGNLLSSNNGRGSVILRVISVGGSQEWSDQRWAGWKQSSSDGNVYVRFEIGVQDSGPQSDASSSAVQLGRKRDASEGLDEGLSFSICKKIVQLMQGNIWVVPNPHGDAQSMALVLRFQLRPSIAIAI, encoded by the exons ATGTTGAGGATATTGGCATCTGGGCTTTTGATTTCGTCTGTCCTTATATCTGGATCTGCGGCCAATAATGGCTTCCCGAGATGTAATTGCGACGATGAAGGGAGCCTATGGAGCATTGAGAGCATTCTGGAATGTCAAAGAGTGAGTGATCTCTTGATTGCTGTGGCCTACTTTTCGATTCCTCTTGAGCTGTTGTACTTTGTGAGCTGCTCGAATGTTCCATTCAAGTGGGTCCTGTTTCAGTTCATTGCCTTCATCGTTCTGTGTGGGTTGACTCATCTGCTAAATGCCTGGACCTATGTCGAACACACTTTTCAGCTGATGCTAGCCCTCACTGTTTTCAAGATCTTGACTGCTCTGGTATCGTGTGCCACTGCCATTACACTTATTACCCTTCTTCCCTTACTTCTCAGAGTCAAGGTCCGGGAATTCATGTTGAAGAAAAAAGCCTGGGATCTTGGGCGTGAGGTTGGGATGATAATGAAACAGAAAGAAGCTGGTTTACATGTTTCTATGCTTACTCAAGAGATCCGGAAGTCTCTTGATAGGCATACGATTTTGTATACAACACTGGTTGAGCTATCTAAGACATTGGGCTTGCAAACTTGTGCTGTTTGGATGCCTAATGAGACCAATTCTCAGATGAATTTAACTCATGAGCTGAATATGAGGAATTTCTATAGTTGTTCTTTAGCAATTACTGATCCGGATGTTGAGAGGATTACAAAGAGCGATGGAGTAAATATCCTTGTGCCTGACTCGGCACTAGCTGTGGCAAGTTGTGGACAAGCTGGTAAGTCAGGACCAGTCGCTGCAATTAGGGTTCCAGTGCTTCATGGTTCCAATTTCAAAGGAGGAACTCCAGAGTTAGTCCATACTTGTTATGGCATATTGGCTTTAGTCCTTCCATGCCAGCAGCAAAGATCTTGGAGCAACCAGGAAGTAGAGATAATTAGAGTGGTTGCTGATCAGGTGGCTGTGGCTCTCTCTCATGCAGCGGTTCTTGAAGAGTCCCAGCTGATGAGGGAAAAACTGGAGGAGCAGAACCGAGCACTGCAGCAGGCTAAGAAAAATGCTATGATGGCAAGCCAAACTAGAAACTCATTTCAGAAGGTTATGAGTGATGGCATGAGGAGGCCAATGCACTTGATTTTGGGTTTGCTTTCAATGATTCAAGATGGGAATTTGAGTACTGATCAACGACTTATTGTTGATGCGATGCTGAAGACAAGTGATGTTTTGTCTGCCTTGATAAACGATGTGATGGAGATTTCCGCAAAAAATAGTGGTAGCTTTCCACTGGAGATGAGATCTTTCAGCTTGCACGCCATGATAAGAGAAGCAGCTTGCCTTGCCAAGTGCTTGTGTGTCTATAGGGGCTTTGGTTTCTCCACTGTGGTTGACAATACTTTACCTGATCATGTCATGGGTGATGAAAGAAGAGTTTTTCAAGTGATCTTGCATATGGTTGGGAATCTGTTGAGCAGCAACAATGGAAGAGGGTCGGTAATACTTAGAGTTATATCAGTGGGTGGAAGTCAGGAATGGAGTGATCAAAGATGGGCTGGCTGGAAACAGAGCTCATCTGATGGGAATGTATATGTTAGATTTGAAATCGGGGTACAGGATAGTGGTCCTCAATCAGACGCCTCAAGTTCAGCAGTGCAGCTTGGTAGAAAGAGAGATGCAAGCGAGGGACTTGATGAGGGCTTGAGCTTCagtatttgtaaaaaaatagtGCAG TTGATGCAAGGTAACATCTGGGTAGTCCCAAACCCTCACGGTGATGCCCAAAGTATGGCACTTGTCCTACGGTTTCAACTCCGACCATCCATTGCAATAGCTATCTGA
- the LOC120012654 gene encoding FHA domain-containing protein At4g14490-like: MDPPPLKLLMLQGPREGETLEFGVRSTVRVGRVVTGNNVTIKDAGISSKHVFIGFESGQWVIRDLDSSNGTLLNSSKLTPQTSYPINHGDTIKLGEYTSILVKIDDLDSVKPPRIAGPEGNMRSSNVEGLIEDKSQSTSQILENRRRGRPRKGGALKNELKSLGIPEAVGPAKEQNWKPELQQMSLRVTRSGKNLSVDCTAMEIDDNKIRRGARRGRPPRPEPLEIIQVDDSEDDKENVKESNLEERDSEEDKKKKDNDREPPPERARVDAVKENVKGLTMQEDNCKEDINQSEHGVPKSSNKEEETLDLEKMTLGQWFDYMEVHLQKQIVEETEVLIEGMRQKAEQVHAYKMQQKKKRAKEKEKDKDVVLVNVR, from the coding sequence ATGGATCCGCCTCCTCTGAAGCTTTTGATGTTACAAGGCCCTCGCGAGGGGGAGACGCTGGAATTCGGGGTCCGATCTACAGTCCGCGTCGGGCGGGTTGTTACTGGAAACAATGTGACCATCAAAGACGCCGGCATATCGTCCAAGCACGTCTTCATCGGATTTGAGTCAGGTCAGTGGGTCATCCGCGACCTAGACTCCTCGAACGGTACCTTACTCAACTCCTCCAAGCTCACTCCACAGACGTCATACCCTATCAACCATGGCGACACCATCAAGCTCGGCGAATACACATCCATCCTCGTCAAAATCGACGACCTAGATTCTGTGAAACCGCCCAGGATCGCCGGACCGGAGGGAAACATGAGAAGTAGCAATGTAGAAGGATTAATTGAAGATAAATCGCAGAGCACTTCGCAGATTTTGGAGAATCGGCGGCGAGGGAGGCCCAGGAAAGGTGGGGCTTTGAAGAATGAACTTAAGAGCCTGGGTATTCCGGAGGCTGTAGGTCCTGCGAAGGAGCAAAATTGGAAGCCAGAATTGCAGCAAATGAGTTTGAGGGTTACCCGGAGTGGAAAGAATTTGAGTGTGGATTGTACAGCAATGGAGATCGATGATAACAAGATCAGACGGGGAGCAAGAAGGGGGAGACCCCCACGTCCAGAGCCACTGGAGATTATCCAAGTCGATGATAGTGAAGACGATAAAGAAAATGTGAAGGAGTCAAACCTTGAAGAAAGAGATAGTGAAGaggacaagaaaaaaaaagataatgatCGGGAACCACCACCAGAGAGAGCTAGAGTGGATGCTGTAAAGGAGAATGTGAAGGGATTAACCATGCAAGAAGATAATTGTAAAGAGGATATAAATCAAAGTGAACATGGTGTTCCGAAGAGCAGTAATAAGGAGGAAGAAACCCTGGATTTGGAGAAAATGACTCTAGGACAATGGTTTGATTACATGGAGGTTCATTTACAAAAACAGATTGTTGAAGAGACTGAGGTGTTGATTGAGGGTATGAGGCAGAAAGCTGAGCAAGTTCACGCATACAAGATGcagcagaagaagaaaagggcaaaggagaaggagaaagaCAAGGATGTGGTTCTTGTCAATGTTAGATAG
- the LOC120012833 gene encoding TNF receptor-associated factor homolog 1a-like: MAGTASEESGLGSSMDGSSSAAEASGEWRCSEQVENGTPSTSPPYWDIDEDDDGPKPSELFERHTWEIKKFSQITKRELRSDVFEAGGYKWYILIYPQGCDVCNHLSLFLCVADHEKLLPGWSHFAQFTIAVVNKDPKKSKYSDTLHRFWKKEHDWGWKKFMELSKVLDGFIDADSLIIKAQVQVIREKADRPFRCLDCQYRRELVRVYLTNVEQICRRFLEEKRGKLARLIEDKARWSSFRAFWSAMDQNTQQRMSKEKRDAILKVVVKHFFIEKEVTSTLVMDSLYSGLKALEDQAKGKKGRAKLLDVEEMPAPIVCVDKDMFVLVDDVLLLLQRAALEPLPPKDEKGPQNRTKDGSSGDDFNKDFIEHDEKRLTELGRRTVEIFALIHIFSNKIEVAYQEAVALKRQEELIREEEASWLAESEQKSKRGALEKEKKLKKKQSKQKRNNRKGRDRGRESVVTQEKLLDELPSETRDSFVEDEPPVVEKPDVMEDISDVSDSVDGVAEVVPLDSEERDASLVSWDNDTSEVHHLTEAGSSEIDGLSSVPNGTDRRSSSAMDDSSSTCSTDSVPSVVMTGSYKGSSFSNYQNKKLRSREKSRQGKVTCDGVGWANGMDNRTTVPVVDAMDIRDASGNSKAGESESETPQSMQGQINCIEQSAFKKEEVVPPKKKLDSKDLDVERSNKEKAIASPPSPKSPPRNLPSGLPLKSGQNVMLKSEQKISAPVDPAPVKKVSLNSSPQSGKVSSLITLSQNSRMSKLEASNTIAEKPTEKPVPQQVPSMSRPSSARLTMVQTATGRLGPDLSPDTHSHGPQSYQNAIMSHPVGSGSAAFNHPSPTSSGITPSTAYSQSPSLLSAPMFVPQSSERVGLNSVQSGFSYGMGTVDVVQNGPQWLEGSQRDGNRILHHDPSPLLNGIQYLDLYKPVNVGSRKHFSPEFSASTSGCHTQGVVTDEFPHLDIINDLLDDEQGIKRDRTNTVFQSLCNGRLLNRQFSYPREVGESGDLGTSSSSGRIERSQSYQDDRFRRGYSPPSSHFDSMGDFFPRSNRSLPYANGHIDGLMPNHWQPTSYDLSLLGGTRNADGDGYPYYSSNLACGINGYTVYRPSNGH, encoded by the exons ATGGCGGGAACTGCGAGTGAGGAGTCTGGATTGGGAAGCTCTATGGATGGAAGTTCTAGTGCAGCGGAAGCATCGGGAGAGTGGCGGTGTTCTGAACAAGTTGAAAATGGAACCCCATCAACATCACCCCCTTATTGGGAcattgatgaagatgatgatg GGCCAAAACCTTCCGAGTTATTTGAAAGACATACATGGGAGATAAAGAAATTTTCGCAGATCACTAAAAGAGAACTTCGTAGTGATGTATTTGAGGCCGGCGGCTACAAATG gtatattttaatttatcccCAGGGCTGTGATGTTTGCAACCATCTCTCTTTATTTCTCTGTGTTGCCGACCATGAAAAACTTCTTCCAG gttGGAGTCATTTTGCACAGTTCACGATAGCTGTGGTGAATAAAGATCCTAAGAAGTCAAAATATTCTG ATACACTCCATCGATTTTGGAAGAAAGAACATGACTGGGGTTGGAAGAAGTTCATGGAGCTATCAAAAGTGCTAGATGGGTTTATTGATGCCGACTCTCTAATTATAAAGGCCCAAGTGCAAGTGATCAG GGAAAAAGCTGATAGGCCTTTTCGTTGCCTTGATTGTCAGTATCGGAGGGAACTTGTTAGGGTGTATCTGACAAATGTTGAGCAGATTTGTCGGCGTTTTTTGGAGGAGAAACGAGGCAAGCTGGCGAGGTTGATAGAAGATAAAGCTAGATGGTCAAG CTTCCGTGCTTTCTGGTCGGCAATGGATCAAAATACTCAGCAGCGCATGTCTAAGGAGAAAAGAGATGCAATACTTAAAGTTGTTGTGAAGCATTTCTTTATTGAGAAGGAAGTCACTTCAACGTTGGTGATGGACTCCTTATATAGTGGATTGAAGGCTCTTGAGGATCAGGCTAAAGGCAAGAAGGGGAGGGCGAAGTTGTTAGATGTCGAAGAAATGCCAGCTCCTATTGTTTGTGTGGACAAAGATATGTTTGTGTTGGTGGATGATGTGCTTCTACTACTTCAGAGGGCTGCACTGGAACCATTGCCTCCTAAAGACGAGAAAGGCCCTCAAAATCGCACAAAG gATGGAAGTTCTGGGGATGACTTTAACAAGGACTTCATTGAGCATGATGAAAAGAGGCTTACAGAATTGGGTCGTAGAACTGTGGAAATATTTGCCCTTATCCATATATTCAG caataaaattgaagttgCCTACCAGGAAGCTGTTGCTTTGAAGAGGCAAGAAGAGCTTATCCGTGAAGAAGAGGCATCATGGCTAGCTGAGAGTGAGCAGAAGTCCAAACGTGGAGCgctagaaaaggaaaagaaattaaagaagaaacag TCTAAACAAAAGCGGAACAATCGCAAAGGGAGGGATAGAGGGAGGGAGAGTGTTGTAACCCAAGAGAAGCTACTAGATGAATTACCTAGTGAAACAAGAGACTCCTTTGTGGAGGATGAGCCACCTGTGGTTGAAAAGCCTGATGTGATGGAAGATATTTCCGATGTGTCAGACTCAGTGGATGGTGTTGCTGAGGTAGTTCCGCTTGATTCAGAAGAAAGGGATGCCAGTCTTGTCAGTTGGGATAATGACACATCAGAAGTTCATCATTTAACAGAAGCTGGTAGCAGTGAAATTGATGGGCTGTCATCTGTACCGAATGGAACTGATAGGAGGAGCTCATCTGCGATGGATGATAGCTCCTCAACATGTTCTACAGACTCGGTCCCCTCAGTAGTAATGACTGGATCCTACAAGGGAAGTTCATtttcaaactatcaaaataaaaaattacgtAGCAG AGAGAAGAGTCGACAAGGTAAGGTCACATGTGATGGAGTAGGTTGGGCAAATGGAATGGATAATCGGACAACTGTGCCTGTAGTAGATGCAATGGATATTCGTGATGCCTCTGGAAATAGCAAAGCTGGTGAATCTGAATCAGAAACTCCTCAGTCCATGCAGGGGCAGATTAACTGCATTGAGCAGAGTGCATTTAAGAAA GAAGAAGTTGTACCACCCAAGAAGAAATTGGACTCCAAAGATCTCGATGTGGAAAGATCTAATAAAGAAAAGGCAATAGCTTCACCGCCTTCTCCCAAAAGCCCTCCCAGAAATCTGCCATCTGGTCTTCCATTGAAGTCGGGGCAAAATGTTATGTTGAAGTCAGAGCAAAAGATTTCCGCTCCAGTGGATCCTGCTCCAGTTAAGAAAGTTTCATTAAATAGCTCACCACAGAGTGGAAAAGTCTCATCTTTAATCACTTTGTCCCAGAACTCACGCATGTCCAAACTAGAGGCCTCGAATACAATAGCTGAAAAACCAACAGAAAAACCCGTGCCACAGCAAGTGCCTTCAATGTCAAGGCCTTCTAGTGCTCGTCTAACCATGGTTCAGACAGCAACTGGCCGGTTGGGTCCTGATCTGTCACCAGATACTCATAGTCATGGTCCACAGTCTTACCAAAATGCCATAATGAGTCACCCCGTTGGTTCAGGTTCTGCTGCTTTTAACCATCCCAGCCCTACAAGTTCTGGAATAACTCCATCTACAGCATACTCACAGTCACCATCCTTGTTATCTGCCCCCATGTTTGTACCGCAGAGCTCTGAAAGGGTAGGCCTAAACTCTGTTCAGTCTGGCTTCTCGTATGGCATGGGGACTGTGGATGTTGTACAGAATGGGCCTCAGTGGCTTGAAGGTTCTCAAAGGGATGGCAATAGGATTCTTCATCATGATCCTTCTCCTCTGCTTAATGGCATTCAATACCTCGACTTGTACAAGCCTGTAAACGTTGGATCACGGAAGCATTTCTCCCCTGAGTTTTCAGCTTCTACTTCTGGATGTCACACCCAGGGCGTGGTAACAGATGAGTTTCCACATCTTGATATCATCAATGATTTGCTTGATGACGAACAAGGGATTAAAAGAGACAGGACGAACACAGTTTTCCAGTCTCTTTGCAATGGGCGGCTCTTAAATCGACAATTCAGTTATCCTCGTGAAGTGGGTGAATCAGGTGACTTGGGGACCTCATCCAGTTCTGGCAGGATTGAGCGATCACAGAGTTACCAAGATGACAGATTCCGGCGGGGATATAGCCCACCTAGCAGTCATTTTGACTCGATGGGGGACTTTTTTCCCCGTTCTAATCGTTCGTTACCTTATGCTAATGGGCACATTGATGGGCTGATGCCAAACCATTGGCAGCCGACTAGTTATGACCTATCTTTACTAGGCGGCACGAGGAATGCGGATGGTGATGGCTATCCATATTATAGTTCAAATTTGGCATGTGGTATCAATGGCTATACTGTCTACCGGCCTTCAAATGGACATTGA
- the LOC120013506 gene encoding DNA repair protein XRCC4-like has product MDTARHTCLKLQLSNAEDSIFVKGTWFDSHFDLFVTDGQQSWICNASEEDVSERASQWDQPVSEYIELAERYLGFQQPGSVYGFADAGDGSKRLSWTFEREGTKLEWRWKCQPSPNSKKTTAGILDFLMDANIRLSEEVFRKTQSFERLKVEAEMCLAQSEMFNNEKMEFESAIYAKFLAVLNSKKAKLRELRDQLSMQKTVGKLPEEDEEFTDRTEIMDDESEDKESDKESPKKREGMSKDVAPSRARGRKRTTRR; this is encoded by the exons atggataCAGCCAGACACACATGCCTGAAGCTCCAGCTCTCAAACGCCGAGGACTCTATCTTCGTCAAAGGCACTTGGTTCGATTCTCACTTCGACCTCTTCGTTACTGATGGCCAGCAATCTTGGATCTGCAATG CTTCAGAGGAGGACGTGAGTGAGAGAGCATCGCAGTGGGACCAACCAGTAAGTGAATACATCGAATTGGCCGAGCGGTACCTAGGGTTTCAACAGCCTGGTTCGGTCTATGGGTTTGCCGATGCTGGTGATGGCTCTAAAAGA TTATCGTGGACCTTTGAGAGGGAAGGAACTAAGCTTGAATGGCGATGGAAATGTCAGCCATCGCCTAATAGTAAGAAGACGACAGCTGGGATCTTGGACTTCCTTATGGATGCAAATATAAGGCTAAGT GAAGAAGTTTTCAGGAAGACCCAATCATTCGAGCGGCTGAAAGTGGAAGCTGAGATGTGTTTAGCACAGAGTGAGATGTTCAACAATGAGAAGATGGAGTTTGAGTCTGCAATTTATGCCAAG TTCCTTGCGGTCCTGAACTCAAAGAAAGCCAAACTGAGGGAGCTTCGAGATCAGCTTTCTATGCAGAAGACAGTTGGGAAATTgccagaagaagatgaagagttCACAGACAGAACTGAGATCATGGATGACGAAAGTGAGGACAAGGAGAGTGACAAAGAATCTCCAAAGAAACGTGAAGGCATGTCAAAGGATGTAGCACCAAGTAGGGCTCGTGGTCGAAAGAGGACTACCCGGAGATAG
- the LOC120013800 gene encoding uncharacterized protein At2g34160-like, with protein sequence MEVTAVALVKEIKAIDGGKNANDDNKLVVLEISTDGDLDGKIASTIGAESVQKKKKNRIQVSNTKKPFLFYLNLAKKYINQYNDVELSALGMAIPTVVTISEILKENGLATLKKIETSTIPLKDEDKGRLITKAKIEIVLEKVAEELEEPTGAIVSCC encoded by the exons ATGGAGGTTACCGCCGTGGCTCTTGTAAAGGAGATTAAGGCTATTGACGGAGGCAAGAACGCCAACGATGACAACAAGCTTGTTGTTCTGGAGATTTCTACGGATGGAGATCTAGATGGAAAGATCGCTTCTACTATTGGTGCTGAGTCggttcagaagaagaagaagaaccgaaTTCAAGTCTCTAACACCAAGAAACCCTTCCTCTTCTACTTGAATCTTGCCAAG AAGTACATCAATCAATACAATGATGTGGAGCTCTCTGCCTTGGGGATGG CTATTCCTACTGTTGTCACAATTTCTGAGATTCTGAAAGAAAATGGACTGGCAACTCTGAAAA AGATTGAGACCTCTACAATTCCCTTAAAGGATGAGGATAAGGGCCGCCTGATTACAAAGGCTAAG ATTGAAATTGTGCTTGAAAAGGTTGCCGAGGAACTTGAGGAGCCCACTGGTGCAATAGTAAGCTGCTGCTGA
- the LOC120013801 gene encoding 40S ribosomal protein S15-4-like codes for MADVETDVAAAGLPKKRTFKKFSFRGVDLDALLDMSTDELVKLFPARARRRFQRGLKRKPMALIKKLRKAKREAPPGEKPEPVRTHLRNMIIVPEMIGSIIGVYNGKTFNQVEIKPEMISHYLAEFSISYKPVKHGRPGIGATHSSRFIPLK; via the exons ATG GCTGATGTTGAGACAGACGTGGCGGCGGCTGGACTGCCTAAGAAGAGGACATTCAAGAAGTTCAGCTTCAGAGGCGTTGATTTGGATGCTCTCCTCGAtatgtccacagatgagctcgTGAAGCTCTTCCCTGCTCGTGCTCGCAGAAG GTTTCAGAGGGGTCTCAAGAGGAAGCCCATGGCCCTGATCAAGAAACTTCGCAAGGCG AAAAGGGAAGCTCCCCCCGGTGAAAAGCCAGAACCAGTCAGAACCCACCTGCGAAACATGATCATCGTCCCTGAGATGATTGGAAGCATCATTGGGGTGTACAATGGCAAGACCTTTAACCAGGTTGAAATCAAGCCTGAAATGATTAGTCATTACTTGGCTGAGTTTTCAATCTCATACAAGCCTGTTAAGCACGGCAGACCTGGTATTGGTGCTACCCACTCTTCGAGGTTCATTCCTCTTAAGTGA
- the LOC120013799 gene encoding E3 ubiquitin protein ligase DRIP2-like, whose translation MMMRSQIVKVQLQNLAGRITCPLCKKPFTDATVIPECHHTFCKKFIYQKFTDEGLNSCPVCKVDLGGAPLQKLRPDKTLQDLRDKIFPSNRQKAKATEAVPPIPLPTRRKERSLSSLAANMPKGLVKSTLTRGIGKCIPGKYSAPKELKFNIEEAVTVVKDLELCLSSSKISSKILTDREKNNFVVEASIDHVPENAESQEEITDSWKPLNRLVEAATNIELNKLNSPQTAFTLSLPDAHENGPQAPKTRRRQLRNKSKVHGEESNSAPDPPGLARPKRSRQRRGATSEGSNILAQSIVNSNSILGQRFSPIWFSLVASDDQEGDLPLPQISPCYLRVKNGSLPVSFIKKYLVKKLNLASESEVEISLRGQPMLSTMQLHNLVELWQQTAQESGSIQTTVGSSAKEFIMILSYGRKAPP comes from the exons ATGATGATGCGGAGCCAGATAGTGAAGGTACAGTTGCAGAATCTCGCTGGACGCATAACTTGTCCTCTCTGCAAGAAGCCCTTCACCGACGCTACTGTAATACCTGAATGTCACCATACAT TTTGCAAGAAGTTCATATATCAAAAGTTTACGGATGAGGGATTGAATAGCTGTCCAGTATGCAAAGTCGACCTCGGTGGTGCTCCACTGCAGAAGCTTAG GCCGGACAAAACTTTGCAAGACCTAAGGGACAAAATCTTCCCTTCCAATAGACAAAAGGCAAAAGCAACTGAAGCGGTGCCGCCAATCCCATTGCCAACCAGAAGAAAGGAGagatctctttcttctttggcaGCCAACATGCCCAAAGGATTGGTCAAGTCTACTCTAACTAGAGGAATAGGAAAATGTATCCCAGGGAAATATTCTGCCCCAAAAGAACTGAAGTTTAACATAGAGGAGGCTGTCACCGTTGTGAAAGATTTAGAACTGTGCTTAAGCTCTTCTAAGATTTCAAGCAAGATTTTGACTGACAGAGAGAAG aataattttgttgtggagGCTTCTATAGATCACGTGCCTGAGAATGCTGAATCACAAGAAGAGATAACTGATTCTTGGAAGCCCTTAAATCGCCTAGTTGAAGCTGCAACCAATATTGAGCTTAATAAGTTGAATTCACCACAGACTGCTTTCACCTTGAGCCTACCTGATGCCCATGAAAATGGACCTCAAGCACCCAAAACCCGCAGAAGGCAACTTAGAAATAAATCTAAAGTTCATGGGGAAGAAAGCAACTCAGCTCCTGATCCACCAGGTTTGGCTAGACCTAAAAGATCACGACAAAGAAGAGGAGCAACGTCAGAGGGATCAAATATTTTGGCTCAATCTATTGTTAATTCCAACAGCATACTTGGCCAAAGATTTAGTCCAATTTGGTTCTCATTAGTTGCTTCCGATGACCA ggaaggagatttaccTTTGCCACAAATATCTCCATGCTACTTAAGAGTCAA GAATGGCAGTTTGCCTGTTTCATTCATCAAAAAGTATCTCGTGAAGAAGCTGAATCTTGCCAGCGAATCAGAG GTGGAAATCTCATTGCGAGGGCAACCAATGCTTTCTACAATGCAATTGCATAATTTGGTGGAGTTGTGGCAGCAGACAGCACAAGAATCAGGAAGTATACAGACAACGGTGGGCAGCTCAGCCAAAGAGTTTATAATGATTCTGTCATATGGCCGAAAAGCTCCGCCATAG